GAAAATATATTCAGGATACTTCATCACATCGACATACAAGGCGTTAAATGGTCCTCCCTGTAATTTTAGTACCAGGGTATCCAACTTACTATAGTCGGTGCTTTTGCGCGATTTAAACATCTGTACCGCATCGCGCCTGCTGGAACTGTAAGGGGTTTTATAGATGGAGACCACTGCCTCTGAAAGCGAAACGTTCCTTCTTCTTTTTTTAATGGTTTCCCTGTAAAATGCAGTCATGAGACTGGGGTCCTGCAAATAATTCTCCCCTTTTTTTCTCAGGGTCTCCTTCACCAGAGTAATCGCTTCTCTCGGCACACTGATTTTCACCTCAGGCAATTCGGTTACCAGGACATCAAGTTCTATTTTGTTGCTATCCTGATTCAGCGATGCCAGGGGAACTGTCTTTGACCGGTAACCTAAAAAACTCACTTCCAGGGTAGTACTTTCTGTATTTGATGGGACTTTTAATAAAAACCCTCCTTCGGTATTGGTCACTGTGCTGATATTGGTGCCTTCGAGTGTAATCGTTGCAAACACCAGCGGTTTGTTTGTTTCACTGTCAACTATTTCCCCTCTGTAAGAGGTGTATTGTTCCGCAGTTACCGGAACCTCCTGATAGGCAAAATTCTGCAGGGGAATGCCCAGCAAGAGGAGGAGAAAGAGGCGTGCCATCTTTCCATAAATCCTGATATTTATAATGTACGTATAAAGGCTATTTTTTTTCATGGCGATTTATTTTATTCCGGAAAATCCTCATGGTTGATGACCTCGTCCATCTGAGCCACGTGCCGATCCATATGACCCGACATAAATAGAATCATTTGGTAGGCATCAATAGTCCCGAAAGGGAGTTGTCCGTAATGATTGCGAAGATCGTCTTCCGTTGTTTTTAAATATTCAATATGCTCCGAACGCTTTGCTAACAGAGCATCCAGAGTTTCTTCATAGGAACCAAATTTTCCACTGGGCTCAAATGGTTCTGATGTTTTTACTTTCTGAGTCCTGTCACGGATCATATCCATAAGTTGCCCATCCTGCATCTTCACTTCAGATCGCCTGGCAGGATCCGCAGGATTTTCCAGTGAAGCAGTAAGCATATCGTGAAATGCATTCTCAGAAATAGTGAGATGTTCCACTCCTTCAGCTATAGACCAGCTACTCGCATCTGGTTTAAAGTTCAGCTGTTCCTCGCTTAAACCGTCAAGGGTGTTCAATAATTGGTCTTTTGCCTTTGTGAGTTCACTTACGGCAAAGTTTCTTTCTTCTTCGGTTAGTTTCACAATGTCTGAAGTAAAACCGAAAAGTATCAGGCAAAGCACTGGCAAAAATAATTTTTTCATGATTTTGAGTTTTGGATTGATGTTCTCTCGTGGCAATCCTTTTCACGGCCATTATAAAGATACGAAAATGCGCAATGCCTTTCAAAAGGATTTAGCCTACTTCTGAGTATCGTCAATCAGTGCGGAAAAGTCGGTTTGAAAAATTAAATCACAACGCTAAACCAAGGAAAGATCAATTCCAAAGCACTGATTTTCACGACGAAATGTCAATTTAAAAGACCAACTGCTCCCTGCCATAAATTTCTTCAACGGAGAAATTATACCCTTGGTCTGCTTTTTACCCTCCTACCGAAAAATATCTGACTTTCAGCGATTTACAAGTTAATAAAACCCTAAACGGTAGTTTCTTTAATAGACCCAATACCCAAACTGTGAAAGTTCAACTAAGCTGTTTCCTGATTATATTTTTTACTGCAGGAATCGCTGCTCAGAATTCAGAAGATCATGCTAAAGTGGAAAATTATCAAGTGGATTATTTTCTGGTCGATAGGCCTGATGGTTCTCTTTTTAATAGGGAAGTTGAAAAAGCTGAAACTGAGAAAATAGCGCGATTGTATCGATTTAAAAATGCCCGTGTAAAAGCTGAACTGGCATTTAAAACTAAGAAACAACACTTTACCGTATAAAACAATACCTTATGACACTGATTATTCTTTTACTCCCGGTTGCAATATTTTGTAGTCTTCTGCTTGTTTTTTCTCCTGCACAAGCCGTTTCACGTCCTCTAAGAGTGCCTTCGCGTCGTAAATAATTCCATCCTTGATGGTATAGCGAACGCCGCCTACCCTGACAACCTCGTTGTCTTCGGTAAGCTTAATGGCGCCGGTACCGTAGAGTACTTTTAAATTCTCTAATGGATTTTCCTCTACGATTACAAAATCGGCTAATTTACCTACCGTTACGGTTCCAATTTTATCGCTTACACCCAGTGCTTCTGCACCATTAAGAGTTGCGCTCCTGATAATTTCGAGTGGATGGAATCCTGCTTCGCGCAGTAATTCCAATTCCCTCACATAGGCAAATCCGTAGAGTTGAAAGATAAACCCAGAGTCTGAGCCTGTGGTGACCCTTCCTCCGCGGTTCTTGTACTCATTGACGAAAGTCATCCACAAACTGTAGTTTTTCTTCCAGGCGACCTCCTGTTCGGTACCCCAATAGTGCCAATAGGAGCCATGTGAAATCTTACTGGGCTGATAAAATTCCCAGAGAGAGGGTAAGGTATATTCTTCGTGCCATTCTGCCCTTCGGGCACGTTGTAAGTCTCTGCTGGCCTCGTAAATATTAAATGTGGGATCAAGGGTAAAGTCGAGTGAGATCAATTCGTCCATCACCTTATTCCAATGCTCCGAATAGGGCGGCGCAGCCTGTTGCCATAACTTACCCGCTTCTTCAAAGCGATGTTGTTCATTATTGTAATTATAGTCGAGCGGATAATCCTGTACGGTTCTGTCTGTAAATAAGGCTTCCGGTAATCCGTACCAGTGTTCCATACTGGTGAGGCCTGCCCTGGCTGATTGAAGGACGTTCCATCGGGCAACATCGAGCTGAGCGTGGTGACAAGCTGAACGAAGCCCCAATTTCTTATTCTCCTCCAAAGCGGCAGTCATGATCTCCGGGGGTGCCCCAAAAAACTTAATCCCATCCGCTCCTTTATCTGCATTCTTCCGTACCCATGCCCTGGCCATCTCCGGAGAGCTGATCTCTTCCTGACTGCCCTGCCCAAAGCCGGTGTAAACAAAGATCCTGGGCGCTACGATCTCATTTTTTGCGCTTTTTCTTTTCAGGTCCATCGCAAAATCGACGCCCCTGCCAGAAGGTTCTCGAATTGTGGTAATTCCATGACCCATCCAAAGTTTAAAGACATAGTCCGGATCTGCTCCCTGGGAATTCCCTCCGATATGGCCGTGCATATCTACAAAACCAGGCATAAGGTACATACCCGAAGCCTCTAATTCTTTACCCCCGGGCATCAGTTTTGGTCTTCTGGATTCCCTGATCTCAACTCCCGGATAACCTATTACCTGCACTTTTTTGATGATATTGTTTTCCACAACAATGTCCACAGGACCTATCGGAGGAGCACCATTGCCATTGATCAGGGTGACGCCCCTGATAATGAGCTGGGAAAAAGGGCCATCCCCTTCAGGAGTTTGGCCAAAAGAAATCAGGCTGAGAAGTATAAAGCTTGTAAAAATGTACAGTTTTTTCATGTGTGTTTATTTAGGGACGTTGATATGATTACCGAGGAAAAGGGCGTTGAGAAATAATCGGTTGGTTCCATACCAGGATCCCCTGAAATTGGGATTGTCAGCGAACATAACCACTCTGCCGGATCCGATCGGACTTACCATCAGAGAGGCTGATTTTTTCAAATAGGTATCCCTGTTCGTATCGGTAATAAACCCATCGACAAGGGGCTGAGACGTATATTTCGCTACGGTTGAATATTCATTCTTGCTGGGTTTGAGCCATACGGTATTATTCTTATAAACCGGAAGAATTGCTTTGCGATATCCAAAACCAAGAGGATGAGTAAGGTCTAATTCCGTTCGTACGATAATGCCGCCTACACTTTCCTTCCCCAGGTTTTCTCCTGCATCTGCATAGGGTTTACGCACTGCCACAGCGTTAGAATCCTTTTCTTTTGTGATTAGGGCTTCTGTGACCAGCTTTTTGTCGATTGCCCATTTAGAAGCAGTGCCTATAGTGATGAGGGTATTGCCTTTTTCCACCCATTCCTTGATTTTCTCAATTTTTTTATCGTCGAAGGAGTAAGATCCGGAAACCATTACAAGAGTGTTGTATTTATCGAGCTTGGTTCTTTCAAAATTTCTCAATGGAATTTTTGTAATAGGCATATGAACTCGGGTATCCAGTAAATGCCAAATTTCCCCGGCCTCATAAGATCTTACTCCTTCCCCAATCAACATCGCTGCCTTCGGTTGAGTAAGCGGTCTTACAAATCGACTTCCGAGATCAACTCCTGAGAGATTATAACCTGAATTAACCGCATACATAGGAACTTGATAGGTACTTTGAGCCTCGCTTAAAATCTTGAATACCTCACCCGGATCTTTTTTCTGAAGTTTTACTGGAATCAGCAGTGTTCCATAATTAAAAGATTTGTTACCTGCTGCAGTCTTGGAAGTGAATGACCTGAAGGAGGAGGAAACCACCAATCCCTTTGATTGAAGATGATTTAAAACGGCCGGGGCGTTGTAATCGTCCCAATCTATAAGATAGGCATATTCAGAGCGTACCAAAGGTTGAACTTTAACTAGTTCCTCAACCGAACTTAATGGCTCGCCCTGTATTTCTTTACCGGATGCCTGGTAACCGATGTTGTAGAAATTTGCCAGTGACCAGGCCGAGGCGTCGTAGAAAACGCTATCCCTGTATTGGGTATAGGTCTCAAAGACGGTCTGTACCATGCGATACTGAGGTTGTCTCGTAGGGACGAAGTACGACTCATCCCCGTTTTGATAAACGTCTATTTTGTGGAGCAGTAATTTGTCAATAAAGGCTTTTACACGGTTCTGATCGTAATTGTCTCCGAAAGAATAGCCTTTAATGCGGGATCCGGACGCCCTGGAAAGAGCAGATTTAAAGAAGTCCTGCTGATACTTTCTCAGATAGGCCTTGTTTTCTACTGCAGCTCGCACCGTAGTTATACTAGAGGTATACTGATTCCGTATGGTGAATGGAAACGTGATTTCCCCAAAGGCAGTAGTCTGTTTGTGTCCCCTGGAACTAGCCTGTTCAAATAGCAACCCTAAACCGCCCTGTAAATCGGGATAGGAGGATCCATAGCCGGGATAAGTGCCATCGAAGACTTCCTTGGTAAAATAAAGCGAGCCAATACTATCCAGCGCTTTGGCGAAATAAGTTCCAAACATGTTGTTGAGGTCCTCATAGTTCTCTTTAGGCATGATAGGATTGAGGGAACCATTAGCTTTCATCGGTTCAAAAAAGTAAGAACTTTGGGACCCCATTTCGTGAAAATCAGTAACCACATTGGGATACCATTGGTGGTACCAATTTAATTTCCCCCTGCTTTCAGGATTGATCCCCAGGAGCCAGTCGCGATTCAGATCAAACCAATAGTGATTTGTCCGTCCGCCGGGCCAGTATTCGTCATGTTCGGCATCCTGAGGGTCGGCTACAAGGGGCGAGCCCTGATAAGAATTGGCCCATTGGGTATGCCGGTCCCTGCCGTCGGGATTAATGGTGGGATCGATAAAGATGACTGCATTATTCAGGTATTTCATGATTTCTTTTGCTTCAGAGGCCGCGAAGGTATAAGCCGTTAGCAGGGCAGCCTCTGAGCTGGATGGTTCATTTCCATGGACGTTGTAAGCCAGATTGATAAATACAGGTACTTCGTTATAATTGGTTACATTTTTAGAAGGATCTGTGAAAGCGAGATGTCGCTCCTTAAGAACATTTAAGTTTTTGAGGTGCTCCGGCGTGCTTATGGTGAGCATGCTCAAAATTCGACCTTCATGGGTTTTACCGTACTCCGAAAAGCTAACACGCGGAGAAACTTCGGCCAGTTTTTTAAAATAAGCCACGATTAAATCGTGTCGAGTATGACGCTCCCCAATGCCATAGCCTAGGAACTCTTCCGGGGATGGAATATCCTCATTAAAAGGCTCGTACTTCTTAAGAAAATAATCTTGAGAAAAAAGGTTGACAGAAACGCATAGGAGGAGCAGGAGTATTATTTTTTGCATAGTGTAGAAATGATTATGTAGGTTTTAAATATAAGGATAAAACCAGATAAGGCTTCAGGAAATTTCCGATGAATCTGAAGGAGTTAGATCAGCAGGGATTTGTTAGGCCACGGAGGGGAAGGGCTGTGGCTCTATTTCCCTGAATTTCACGATATAGTGGGTACCTTTTTTGGAAGGATCTCTGGTAATTGTTCCCTTTAGCTGACGGGCGAGATTGTGGATCAGTTTAAGGCCAAGGGAGGTACTGTTTTTTACATTTACCGTCTCTGCAAAGCCCGAACCATTGTCACCGATCTCCAGAACATAACTGTGTTCGTCTTCCTGGTTGATTGAAATGTGAATTTCGCCTTCGTGATCGTCTTTGATGCCGTATTTAAGCGAATTCGTAATGGCTTCATTGATCAGCAAGCCCAGGGGGATCGCGGTATCGATTCCCAATTCAATATCCGGGATATCTATATTAAGGGAGACCTTATTGTTCGCTCCTTTCAAGGACTTAATCAGGTACTCACTTAATTCCCTTACATAGGTTTTGTACTGTATTTTCGAAAGATCTTCTCTCATGTACAGCATCTCGTGCACCATCGCCATGGAAATAACCCGGTTCTGACTGCTTTTGAGGATGCTCTTGGTTTTGGCATCGGAGATAGATCGCCCCTGCAGGCTCAGAAGGCTGGATACGGTTTGCAAATTGTTTTTAACCCTGTGGTGGACTTCCTTTAACAAGGTGTCTTTTTCTTCTCCACGTGCTTTCATTTCTCTTTTTGATTTGTAGAGCTTGTGGTGTACAATCATCAGGTCCTTTCCAAAAATCCCTCCCAGCAGATAAATGGTAAAGAGGATGCTAAGCAAGGCAAAAATATCTCTGGAATTTTCGGGGATGTGATTAACAACGTCCCATGACATAAATCTGTTTTGTGCAAAAAGGAGGATGGTAAGGATTGTAATCACAAAGAGATATGTCTTCCCGTAGGACCGAGTGGTGGCATAGCCGGCCAGGACCAATAAGCCCAGGGCAAAGATAAACGGACTCTGGATTCCTCCGCTCATCATAACGATTGCAACAGTGGAAACCAGACTGGTTATGGAAGAAATATTATAAGTAAGGGATTGATTCTTATGTGTTTTATAGGCATAGGTATTGGCAAGGCTAAAGAGGGCGTAGAAAAGGAAAATAAAGGAAAAAGCTGTTTGTATATTCAGGAAAAAATAGCAAATCACAAAAAAGGCCAGACTGAGCACGGATGTGTAATTGGTCGCTTTGATCAGTAGCCTTTCCTTATCCCGGAACCGTTCCTGGTCGATGTAATTTTTTTTCATAACCTCCGAATTTAGCTGATTTTCTGGGGCTTTTAACGCCTTTTCTCCTAAACCTATGATGTAAAGCTACTTATGTTTTATAAGATAATCAATACTAAAACGTGCTAAAGTTAATCCCACAAAGACAAATGGATAAAAAAAAGACAGCCTTTAGACTGTCCTTTTTCTTGATTATATCTTGGATACTAATTCTCTATAAGCACCCACTCACCCTTATCCAGCAAGGGCTCTGCCTGCTTGTACTTGATGGTTTTACTTTCACCGGACATAACATTTTTGATCGTGACCCGGTCATTACGACCAATTTTGGGCCGGTCCCGGACAATGGTCTCTGTTACCTGAGGTCTGCCTTGTTGGGTCTGACCTGCCGCACGATTCTGGGCCGCCAGTTCATCGCTATTTGGTATTTCTTCCTTGGTAGTTTTTAAAGCTTCCTTAGAACGACGAACATTTCTCGCTTCCTGAATTTCTTCTGTATTACCGGATGGCAATTCTCCTTTGAAAAGGAAGGAAACCACATCTTTATTTACCTTCTCTATCATTCCTTTAAAAAGCTCAAAGGCTTCAAATTTATAGATCAACAGTGGATCCTTCTGTTCGTGTACGGCAAGCTGAACAGACTGTTTTAATTCATCCATTTTTCGAAGGTGAGTCTTCCAGGCCTCATCGATGATAGCCAGGGTAATATTCTTCTCAAAATCTGTAATCAACTGTTTACCATTGCTTTCGTACGCATTTTTAAGGTCCGTAACTACATTAAGGGTCTTTATCCCATCGGTAAAAGGAACAACGATTCGTTCGTACTTATTTGCACTGTCCTCATATACTTTTTTGATTACCGGAAATGCAGTTGCTGCGCTGCGTTCCATCTTTTCCCGGTAATGATCATAGACAGCCGTATAAATTTTATTACTGATTTCAAGATAACTGAGCTTACTGAATTCCTCCTCAGCAATAGGGGAGGTAATGGAGAAATACTTGATCAGTTCAAACTCAAAATTCTTATAATCATTAGCCTCTTTATTGAATTCTGAGATAACTTCACAGGTATCATAGATCATGTTGGCAATGTCTACTTTTAAGCGTTCACCCTGAAGAGCGTGTCTTCTGCGTTTGTAAACTACTTCCCGCTGCGCGTTCATCACATCGTCGTATTCCAACAATCTCTTTCTGATACCGAAGTTGTTTTCTTCTACCTTTTTCTGGGCTCGCTCGATCGACTTCGTCATCATGGAGTGCTGAATTACTTCTCCTTCTTCAAGTCCCATCCTGTCCATCATCTTGGCAACCCGATCTGAACCGAATAAACGCATGAGGTTGTCTTCCAATGAAACGTAAAACTGCGAACTTCCGGGGTCTCCCTGTCTTCCCGAACGTCCTCTGAGCTGGCGGTCTACCCTCCTGGAGTCGTGCCGTTCAGTACCGATGATCGCAAGTCCTCCCGCTTTTTTTACCTGGTCAGAGAGTTTGATATCCGTACCCCTACCTGCCATGTTCGTGGCAATGGTCACTACTCCCGGATTTCCGGCTTCAGCAACAATGTCGGCTTCCTTCTTGTGAAGCTTGGCATTAAGAACATTGTGCTGTACTTTCCTGATGTTTAGCATCCGGGACAGAAGTTCTGAGATTTCAACGGAGGTGGTACCAATAAGTACGGGTCTTCCCTGTTTGGAAAGTTCCGTAACCTCGTCTATAATTGCGTTGTACTTTTCTCTTTTGGTCTTATAGATAAGGTCCTGACGGTCATCCCTGGCAATGGGTTTGTTTGTAGGGATTTCCATCACATCCAGTTTGTAGATCTCCCAGAGTTCTCCTGCCTCGGTTACCGCAGTACCGGTCATCCCCGAGAGCTTATTGTACATTCGGAAATAGTTCTGCAAAGTGACGGTGGCAAAGGTCTGCGTCATCGCCTCAATTTTCACATTTTCCTTAGCCTCAATTGCCTGGTGAAGTCCGTCAGAATAACGCCTTCCGTCCATAATCCTCCCTGTCTGCTCATCCACGATCATCACCTTGTTATCAATGACCACGTATTCTACATCCTTTTCAAACAGGGTATAGGCTTTGAGAAGCTGACTCATAGTATGGATACGCTCGCTCTTTACGGCAAAATCCTTGAACAGTTCTTCTTTTAGCTTGGCTTCTTCTTCAATTTCCAGTTCCTGATTCTCAATTTTGGCAATTTCACTGCCAATGTCCGGCATTACAAAGAAATCCTTGGCCTGATCCCCGGAGATGTATTCAATGCCCTGATCTGTTAATTCGATCTGATTGTTTTTTTCGTCAATGACGAATAGGAGATCAGAATCTACAACAGGCATTTCTCTGTTGTTGTCCTGCATGTAAAAGTTCTCGGTTTTCTGCAATAATTGCTTAATCCCTTCTTCACTCAGGTATTTGATGAGCGCTTTGTTCTTGGGAAGTCCACGATGCACTCTTAAAAGTAGAAGGCCTCCTTCCTTGGTATCACCTTCTGCTATTTTTTTCTTTGCCTCAGCCAACACAGATGTGAGATGTTTGCGTTGTTTTTCAACGATATCCGTCACCTTGGGCCTGAGTTCGTTGAATTCGTGCCGATCTCCTTCCGGAACGGGCCCGGAAATGATAAGCGGTGTTCTGGCGTCATCGATCAAAACCGAGTCAACCTCATCCACGATGGCATAATAGTGCGGCCTCTGCACTAGGTCACTAGGCGTATGGGCCATATTATCCCTTAGGTAATCAAAGCCAAATTCATTGTTGGTCCCGTAGGTAACATCTGCGTTGTAGGCAGCT
This DNA window, taken from Muriicola soli, encodes the following:
- a CDS encoding carboxypeptidase-like regulatory domain-containing protein → MKKNSLYTYIINIRIYGKMARLFLLLLLGIPLQNFAYQEVPVTAEQYTSYRGEIVDSETNKPLVFATITLEGTNISTVTNTEGGFLLKVPSNTESTTLEVSFLGYRSKTVPLASLNQDSNKIELDVLVTELPEVKISVPREAITLVKETLRKKGENYLQDPSLMTAFYRETIKKRRRNVSLSEAVVSIYKTPYSSSRRDAVQMFKSRKSTDYSKLDTLVLKLQGGPFNALYVDVMKYPEYIFTEQSIDDYVFKFDRSTRINDRLIYVISFNQRENILDPLYRGELYIDVERKVLTSAIYSLNITDRVKASRLFVRKKPRNAEVYPVEVAYRVDYREKDGRWYYGYSNALLEFKIDWDKKLFNSVYSMTCEMAVTDWERNTELSEPRYRDRLKSTMILSDEASGFSDPDFWGEYNIIEPEKSIESAIKKIQRQLRKQG
- a CDS encoding DinB family protein: MKKLFLPVLCLILFGFTSDIVKLTEEERNFAVSELTKAKDQLLNTLDGLSEEQLNFKPDASSWSIAEGVEHLTISENAFHDMLTASLENPADPARRSEVKMQDGQLMDMIRDRTQKVKTSEPFEPSGKFGSYEETLDALLAKRSEHIEYLKTTEDDLRNHYGQLPFGTIDAYQMILFMSGHMDRHVAQMDEVINHEDFPE
- a CDS encoding amidohydrolase family protein; amino-acid sequence: MKKLYIFTSFILLSLISFGQTPEGDGPFSQLIIRGVTLINGNGAPPIGPVDIVVENNIIKKVQVIGYPGVEIRESRRPKLMPGGKELEASGMYLMPGFVDMHGHIGGNSQGADPDYVFKLWMGHGITTIREPSGRGVDFAMDLKRKSAKNEIVAPRIFVYTGFGQGSQEEISSPEMARAWVRKNADKGADGIKFFGAPPEIMTAALEENKKLGLRSACHHAQLDVARWNVLQSARAGLTSMEHWYGLPEALFTDRTVQDYPLDYNYNNEQHRFEEAGKLWQQAAPPYSEHWNKVMDELISLDFTLDPTFNIYEASRDLQRARRAEWHEEYTLPSLWEFYQPSKISHGSYWHYWGTEQEVAWKKNYSLWMTFVNEYKNRGGRVTTGSDSGFIFQLYGFAYVRELELLREAGFHPLEIIRSATLNGAEALGVSDKIGTVTVGKLADFVIVEENPLENLKVLYGTGAIKLTEDNEVVRVGGVRYTIKDGIIYDAKALLEDVKRLVQEKKQAEDYKILQPGVKE
- a CDS encoding M14 metallopeptidase family protein; amino-acid sequence: MQKIILLLLLCVSVNLFSQDYFLKKYEPFNEDIPSPEEFLGYGIGERHTRHDLIVAYFKKLAEVSPRVSFSEYGKTHEGRILSMLTISTPEHLKNLNVLKERHLAFTDPSKNVTNYNEVPVFINLAYNVHGNEPSSSEAALLTAYTFAASEAKEIMKYLNNAVIFIDPTINPDGRDRHTQWANSYQGSPLVADPQDAEHDEYWPGGRTNHYWFDLNRDWLLGINPESRGKLNWYHQWYPNVVTDFHEMGSQSSYFFEPMKANGSLNPIMPKENYEDLNNMFGTYFAKALDSIGSLYFTKEVFDGTYPGYGSSYPDLQGGLGLLFEQASSRGHKQTTAFGEITFPFTIRNQYTSSITTVRAAVENKAYLRKYQQDFFKSALSRASGSRIKGYSFGDNYDQNRVKAFIDKLLLHKIDVYQNGDESYFVPTRQPQYRMVQTVFETYTQYRDSVFYDASAWSLANFYNIGYQASGKEIQGEPLSSVEELVKVQPLVRSEYAYLIDWDDYNAPAVLNHLQSKGLVVSSSFRSFTSKTAAGNKSFNYGTLLIPVKLQKKDPGEVFKILSEAQSTYQVPMYAVNSGYNLSGVDLGSRFVRPLTQPKAAMLIGEGVRSYEAGEIWHLLDTRVHMPITKIPLRNFERTKLDKYNTLVMVSGSYSFDDKKIEKIKEWVEKGNTLITIGTASKWAIDKKLVTEALITKEKDSNAVAVRKPYADAGENLGKESVGGIIVRTELDLTHPLGFGYRKAILPVYKNNTVWLKPSKNEYSTVAKYTSQPLVDGFITDTNRDTYLKKSASLMVSPIGSGRVVMFADNPNFRGSWYGTNRLFLNALFLGNHINVPK
- a CDS encoding sensor histidine kinase, yielding MKKNYIDQERFRDKERLLIKATNYTSVLSLAFFVICYFFLNIQTAFSFIFLFYALFSLANTYAYKTHKNQSLTYNISSITSLVSTVAIVMMSGGIQSPFIFALGLLVLAGYATTRSYGKTYLFVITILTILLFAQNRFMSWDVVNHIPENSRDIFALLSILFTIYLLGGIFGKDLMIVHHKLYKSKREMKARGEEKDTLLKEVHHRVKNNLQTVSSLLSLQGRSISDAKTKSILKSSQNRVISMAMVHEMLYMREDLSKIQYKTYVRELSEYLIKSLKGANNKVSLNIDIPDIELGIDTAIPLGLLINEAITNSLKYGIKDDHEGEIHISINQEDEHSYVLEIGDNGSGFAETVNVKNSTSLGLKLIHNLARQLKGTITRDPSKKGTHYIVKFREIEPQPFPSVA
- the secA gene encoding preprotein translocase subunit SecA — translated: MSLLNNVIKAFVGDKSKRDVKELRPLVDDINAFGAQLQALSNDDLRAKTNEFRAIISEACSSLTAEIDKIKQEVDQSTDIDKNEELYAEIDKLEEEAYKITQETLDKLLPEAFAVVKETATRFKENETLEVTATENDRILSGTKDYVSLEGDKAIWKNSWDAAGKEVTWDMVHYDVQLIGGIALHQGKVAEMQTGEGKTLVATLPLYLNALPGKGTHLVTVNDYLAKRDSAWMGPIFEFHGLTVDCIDKHKPNSDGRRAAYNADVTYGTNNEFGFDYLRDNMAHTPSDLVQRPHYYAIVDEVDSVLIDDARTPLIISGPVPEGDRHEFNELRPKVTDIVEKQRKHLTSVLAEAKKKIAEGDTKEGGLLLLRVHRGLPKNKALIKYLSEEGIKQLLQKTENFYMQDNNREMPVVDSDLLFVIDEKNNQIELTDQGIEYISGDQAKDFFVMPDIGSEIAKIENQELEIEEEAKLKEELFKDFAVKSERIHTMSQLLKAYTLFEKDVEYVVIDNKVMIVDEQTGRIMDGRRYSDGLHQAIEAKENVKIEAMTQTFATVTLQNYFRMYNKLSGMTGTAVTEAGELWEIYKLDVMEIPTNKPIARDDRQDLIYKTKREKYNAIIDEVTELSKQGRPVLIGTTSVEISELLSRMLNIRKVQHNVLNAKLHKKEADIVAEAGNPGVVTIATNMAGRGTDIKLSDQVKKAGGLAIIGTERHDSRRVDRQLRGRSGRQGDPGSSQFYVSLEDNLMRLFGSDRVAKMMDRMGLEEGEVIQHSMMTKSIERAQKKVEENNFGIRKRLLEYDDVMNAQREVVYKRRRHALQGERLKVDIANMIYDTCEVISEFNKEANDYKNFEFELIKYFSITSPIAEEEFSKLSYLEISNKIYTAVYDHYREKMERSAATAFPVIKKVYEDSANKYERIVVPFTDGIKTLNVVTDLKNAYESNGKQLITDFEKNITLAIIDEAWKTHLRKMDELKQSVQLAVHEQKDPLLIYKFEAFELFKGMIEKVNKDVVSFLFKGELPSGNTEEIQEARNVRRSKEALKTTKEEIPNSDELAAQNRAAGQTQQGRPQVTETIVRDRPKIGRNDRVTIKNVMSGESKTIKYKQAEPLLDKGEWVLIEN